In one window of Nakamurella sp. PAMC28650 DNA:
- a CDS encoding glycerate kinase — protein MRVLLAPDKFKGSLTAHAVADHLARGLRQARPELQLTLLPMADGGDGTVAAALAAGYLSVPTDVTGPTAVPVRATLALMGSRAVVELADACGFERLPNAFPAPMTAGTRGLGEMILAAARAGASSIVVGVGGSAGTDGGAGMLQALGVGVLDAHGRQVGPGGAGLADVVSLDVSGLDPVLSGVQILLAGDVDNPLLGPHGAAAVYGPQKGAGAAQVARLEQALQHWSEVVARTVPGRFAELPGAGAAGGVGFAALSVLGAQAHSGVDLVMELTGFADALHEADVVITGEGSLDAQTLQGKGPAGVASASRAAGVPVLAVAGRVLLTAGQLSAAGFDAAYALLDIEPDPDLCMAGAGRLLEEVGRRIAPSLPSR, from the coding sequence GTGAGGGTCCTGCTCGCACCGGACAAGTTCAAGGGCAGTCTCACCGCACATGCCGTGGCCGATCACCTGGCCCGTGGCCTGCGGCAGGCGCGCCCGGAACTGCAGCTCACCCTGCTGCCGATGGCCGATGGCGGGGACGGGACGGTGGCCGCGGCCCTGGCTGCCGGCTACCTCTCCGTGCCCACCGATGTCACCGGCCCCACCGCAGTTCCGGTGCGGGCCACCCTGGCACTGATGGGGTCAAGAGCCGTGGTGGAACTTGCCGATGCGTGCGGTTTCGAAAGATTGCCGAACGCCTTCCCCGCACCGATGACGGCCGGCACCCGCGGGCTCGGCGAGATGATCCTGGCCGCCGCCCGGGCGGGTGCGAGCAGCATCGTCGTCGGGGTCGGTGGCAGTGCCGGTACCGACGGCGGAGCCGGGATGCTGCAGGCGTTGGGCGTGGGTGTGCTCGATGCCCATGGCCGCCAGGTGGGTCCCGGTGGGGCCGGCCTGGCCGATGTCGTCTCCCTCGACGTCTCCGGGCTCGATCCGGTGCTCTCGGGGGTGCAGATCCTGCTGGCCGGTGACGTCGACAACCCGCTGCTCGGTCCGCACGGGGCGGCCGCCGTCTACGGCCCGCAGAAGGGTGCGGGCGCGGCACAGGTCGCGCGTCTGGAACAGGCGCTGCAGCACTGGTCGGAGGTGGTGGCGCGCACGGTGCCCGGCCGATTCGCGGAGTTGCCGGGTGCGGGAGCGGCGGGCGGCGTCGGGTTCGCGGCCTTGTCCGTCCTGGGGGCGCAGGCGCACTCCGGAGTCGATCTGGTGATGGAGCTGACCGGCTTCGCGGACGCCCTCCACGAGGCCGATGTGGTGATCACCGGTGAAGGCTCACTCGATGCACAGACGTTGCAGGGCAAGGGGCCGGCCGGTGTGGCCAGTGCCTCGAGGGCGGCGGGTGTACCGGTCCTGGCGGTGGCCGGCCGCGTCCTGCTGACCGCGGGCCAGCTGTCGGCGGCCGGATTCGACGCCGCCTACGCGCTGCTGGACATCGAACCTGATCCGGACCTCTGCATGGCCGGGGCCGGGCGCCTGCTCGAAGAGGTCGGCCGCCGCATCGCGCCGTCCCTGCCCTCCCGCTGA
- a CDS encoding alpha/beta hydrolase, with the protein MTPREGRPLVDSPMSGVLDAESRELLEVFARDGVRPYDQMSVLQARAVVAGATRLQGPREHVEQVSDVLIDLGPGRMSARLYHPDPAGVLPLVVYLHGGGFVAGSVAVADRPCRALAIAAGCAVLSVEYRLAPENPFPVPIFDCLTAIRWVVDHASQHGLDASRVVVMGDSAGGALAASCALALRDAGDSPLIGQVLLYPTLSLDQWTWSVPDRRGN; encoded by the coding sequence GTGACGCCTCGCGAGGGACGCCCACTCGTCGATTCACCGATGTCCGGGGTGCTGGATGCCGAGTCGCGTGAACTGCTCGAGGTTTTCGCCAGGGACGGGGTCCGTCCGTACGACCAGATGAGTGTCCTGCAGGCCCGGGCGGTCGTCGCCGGCGCGACCCGGCTGCAGGGCCCCCGGGAGCATGTCGAGCAGGTGAGCGATGTGCTCATCGATCTAGGGCCCGGCCGGATGTCGGCCCGTCTCTACCACCCGGATCCGGCCGGTGTGCTGCCGTTGGTCGTCTACCTGCACGGGGGCGGGTTCGTCGCCGGCAGCGTGGCCGTGGCAGACCGTCCCTGCCGTGCGCTCGCTATCGCGGCCGGATGTGCCGTGTTGTCGGTGGAATATCGGCTGGCGCCCGAGAATCCCTTTCCAGTACCAATTTTCGACTGTCTGACGGCAATCAGGTGGGTGGTCGACCACGCCTCGCAGCACGGTCTGGATGCCTCCCGCGTGGTCGTCATGGGCGACAGTGCAGGCGGCGCGTTGGCCGCGTCCTGCGCGCTGGCCCTGCGCGATGCGGGTGACTCACCCCTGATCGGTCAGGTGCTGCTCTACCCGACGCTAAGCCTCGATCAGTGGACCTGGTCGGTTCCTGACCGGCGTGGAAACTGA
- a CDS encoding ester cyclase, with protein MTIDFHPLVDVARRFAIDWINRADESVPPTIMTSDYRVHIGETELVGLDAYSGGTVGQLRQFPGLALTVHDLITDGDRLALVFTEHGTSAKNGAAAAWAGVALFRWDGARLTENWTQEDYYARRRQLAGSAPDLIRTPAAAPWTTTPADPSPAAESAARKWLAAPVFEKIFLDDGLFAPAVSIATVQVSELFSAGEQVAFAATWTGDYTGGLDDVPDPRPGVTLGAAGVLTVRDGSVVGGTVVSDRLGLRRRLLPPRQG; from the coding sequence ATGACGATCGACTTCCATCCTCTCGTCGACGTGGCCAGGCGATTCGCGATCGACTGGATCAACCGGGCGGACGAATCAGTTCCGCCGACGATCATGACGTCGGACTACCGCGTGCACATCGGCGAGACCGAGCTCGTTGGGCTGGACGCCTATTCGGGGGGCACGGTCGGGCAGCTCCGGCAGTTCCCGGGCCTGGCGTTGACCGTGCACGACCTGATCACCGACGGGGACCGTTTGGCGCTGGTGTTCACCGAGCACGGGACGTCGGCGAAGAACGGAGCCGCCGCCGCGTGGGCCGGGGTCGCCCTGTTCCGTTGGGACGGCGCGAGACTCACCGAGAACTGGACGCAGGAGGACTACTACGCCCGCCGCCGGCAATTGGCCGGCAGTGCTCCGGATCTGATCCGGACGCCTGCGGCCGCGCCCTGGACCACCACGCCGGCCGACCCGTCGCCCGCGGCCGAGTCCGCCGCCCGGAAGTGGCTGGCCGCACCGGTGTTCGAGAAGATCTTTCTCGACGACGGCCTGTTCGCCCCGGCCGTGTCGATCGCGACGGTGCAGGTGTCGGAGCTCTTCTCCGCCGGTGAGCAGGTGGCCTTCGCGGCCACCTGGACCGGCGACTACACCGGCGGTCTGGACGACGTGCCCGATCCGCGTCCCGGTGTCACCCTCGGTGCTGCCGGGGTGCTGACGGTACGCGACGGATCGGTGGTCGGTGGCACGGTCGTCAGCGACCGGCTCGGACTTCGCCGGCGCCTGCTGCCGCCGCGGCAAGGGTGA
- a CDS encoding NAD-dependent malic enzyme: MASTSPGYSVTLRVEMPPSVGATSQLTAAVASAGGSLTALDVVESHPRRILVDVTCDAVDVEHSDRITQAVGDIPGVDVRKVSDRTFLIHLGGKLEVNPTVSLKNRDDLSRAYTPGVARVCLAIAANKADARRLTIKRNTVAIVTDGSAVLGLGNIGPEAAMPVMEGKAALFKRFAGVDAWPVCLDTQDVDEIVRTVQIIAPTYGGINLEDISAPRCFEVEARLRELLDIPVFHDDQHGTAVVVLAALTNALRVVDKKLEDLRIVVSGVGAAGHAIIRLLMAQGATDIVGCDRKGAVYAGRATGDEFRKWIADHTNPQGLTGSLQEVLVGADVFIGVSAPNLLTGDDIARMAPRACVFALANPDPEVDPLQAGLHAAIVATGRSDFPNQINNVLAFPGFFRGMLDAGAHEITEATLLAAAKAIADAVAPDELNESYIVPSVFDPKVAPAVAAAVREATGMGSPRK; this comes from the coding sequence ATGGCGTCTACCAGTCCCGGCTACTCCGTCACCCTGCGCGTGGAGATGCCGCCCTCGGTGGGTGCCACGTCCCAGTTGACCGCCGCGGTGGCCTCCGCCGGAGGGTCGCTGACCGCACTGGACGTGGTGGAGTCGCACCCGCGCCGAATCCTGGTCGACGTCACCTGTGATGCAGTGGATGTCGAGCATTCCGACCGCATCACCCAGGCGGTGGGGGACATCCCCGGCGTCGACGTGCGCAAGGTCAGCGATCGGACCTTCCTGATCCACCTCGGCGGCAAGCTCGAGGTCAACCCCACCGTCTCGCTGAAGAATCGCGACGATCTGTCCCGCGCCTACACCCCGGGTGTCGCCCGGGTCTGCCTGGCCATCGCCGCGAACAAGGCGGACGCCCGCCGGCTCACCATCAAGCGCAATACGGTCGCAATCGTCACCGACGGGTCGGCCGTCCTGGGTCTCGGCAACATCGGCCCGGAGGCGGCCATGCCCGTGATGGAAGGAAAAGCCGCACTGTTCAAGCGCTTTGCCGGTGTCGACGCGTGGCCGGTGTGTCTGGACACCCAGGATGTGGACGAGATCGTCCGCACCGTGCAGATCATCGCCCCGACCTACGGCGGCATCAACCTCGAGGACATCTCGGCGCCGCGGTGTTTCGAGGTGGAGGCGCGCCTCCGCGAACTGCTGGACATCCCGGTCTTCCACGACGACCAGCACGGCACGGCGGTCGTCGTGCTCGCGGCTCTCACGAATGCGCTGCGGGTGGTGGACAAGAAACTGGAGGATCTGCGCATCGTGGTGTCCGGGGTCGGCGCGGCCGGCCACGCGATCATCCGGTTGCTGATGGCCCAGGGCGCGACCGACATCGTCGGTTGCGATCGCAAGGGTGCCGTCTACGCGGGCCGGGCCACCGGCGACGAGTTCCGCAAGTGGATTGCCGACCACACCAATCCCCAGGGCCTGACCGGGTCGCTGCAGGAGGTCCTGGTGGGTGCCGACGTCTTCATCGGGGTGTCGGCCCCGAACTTGCTGACCGGCGACGACATCGCCAGGATGGCGCCGCGGGCGTGCGTGTTCGCCCTGGCCAACCCGGACCCGGAGGTCGACCCACTCCAGGCCGGACTGCATGCCGCCATCGTCGCGACGGGGAGGTCCGATTTCCCCAACCAGATCAACAACGTACTGGCGTTCCCCGGATTCTTCCGCGGCATGCTCGACGCCGGTGCCCACGAGATCACCGAAGCAACGCTGCTGGCTGCCGCCAAGGCCATCGCCGACGCCGTCGCGCCCGACGAGCTCAACGAGAGCTACATCGTGCCAAGTGTTTTCGATCCCAAGGTGGCACCGGCGGTTGCTGCGGCGGTACGCGAGGCGACAGGAATGGGCAGCCCGCGCAAGTGA
- a CDS encoding haloalkane dehalogenase — MDLLQTPLDRFIGLVDFPYPPHRAVVTAPDGATAQMSWVQAGPADGPTVVLLHGEPTWSFLYRSMIPVLAAGGCRVIAPDLIGFGRSDKPASIADHSYARHVGWVRSLLVDVLQLSAVTLFGQDWGGLIGLRITAENPGLVAKLVASNTGLPTGDTQMPAVWWAFRRAVETAQTLDVGRLVASGCRRGLSPVARAAYDAPFPDESYKAGPRAMPLILPTAPDDPASAANRDAWRVLADLDIPVLLAFSDSDPITGSMRPVLLGALRGTAGREHPVIEQAGHFLQEDAGPVLAEHVLAFVRER, encoded by the coding sequence ATGGACCTCCTGCAGACGCCCCTGGATCGATTCATCGGACTGGTGGACTTTCCGTACCCACCGCACCGCGCCGTGGTCACCGCTCCGGACGGGGCGACGGCGCAGATGTCCTGGGTACAGGCCGGCCCGGCCGACGGTCCGACAGTGGTTCTCCTGCACGGCGAACCGACCTGGTCGTTCCTCTACCGATCCATGATCCCGGTCCTCGCCGCCGGGGGGTGCCGGGTGATCGCACCGGACCTGATCGGGTTCGGGCGGTCGGACAAACCGGCGTCGATCGCCGATCACAGTTACGCCCGGCACGTCGGCTGGGTCCGCTCGCTGCTCGTGGACGTCCTGCAGTTGTCGGCCGTGACGCTGTTCGGCCAGGACTGGGGCGGGTTGATCGGGCTGCGGATCACGGCAGAGAACCCCGGTCTGGTGGCGAAGCTGGTGGCGTCCAACACCGGCCTCCCGACGGGCGATACCCAGATGCCGGCGGTGTGGTGGGCCTTTCGGCGGGCGGTGGAGACCGCACAGACGCTGGACGTCGGTCGACTGGTGGCGAGCGGATGCCGGCGCGGGTTGTCGCCCGTCGCCAGGGCTGCCTATGACGCGCCCTTCCCGGACGAGTCGTACAAGGCGGGCCCGCGCGCCATGCCGCTCATCTTGCCGACGGCGCCCGACGACCCTGCCTCGGCCGCGAACCGTGACGCCTGGCGGGTTCTCGCCGACCTGGACATTCCGGTGCTGCTGGCGTTCTCCGACTCCGACCCGATCACCGGGTCGATGCGGCCGGTCCTGCTCGGGGCGCTCCGCGGTACGGCCGGACGCGAACATCCGGTGATCGAGCAGGCCGGGCACTTCCTCCAGGAGGATGCCGGACCGGTGCTGGCCGAACACGTGCTGGCCTTCGTGCGCGAGCGATGA
- a CDS encoding alpha/beta fold hydrolase, which yields MNTTAVAPANGIEIAYETFGDRNDPTVLLIMGLSTQMLAWQTDFCEALAARRHFVIRFDNRDSGLSTHFGASGQGNPIGSFLGLSTPAYRLVDMARDTAALITSLDLDGVHVVGVSMGGMIAQNLVLLRPDLVRSLTSMSSTTGSLLVGKPHPSVLLKMMTATPAADREGAIANSLAMYRRIRSSGFPPEEDTTRQIAGLAYDRCYDPAGGNRQFSAILACPDRTKALQRVSIPTTVIHGNADPLVNLSGGLATAAAIQGSRLVTIAGMGHDLPRPLWPRFIDEISLNVMAGEQAAR from the coding sequence ATGAACACGACCGCCGTCGCGCCGGCCAACGGCATCGAGATCGCCTACGAGACGTTCGGCGACCGGAACGACCCGACGGTGCTGCTGATCATGGGCCTGTCGACCCAGATGCTCGCGTGGCAGACCGATTTCTGCGAGGCCCTGGCGGCCCGCCGTCACTTCGTCATCCGGTTCGACAACCGGGACAGCGGCCTCTCCACCCATTTCGGCGCCTCCGGCCAGGGCAACCCCATCGGTTCGTTCCTCGGTCTGTCCACGCCCGCCTACCGGCTCGTGGACATGGCCCGTGACACGGCCGCCCTGATCACCTCCCTGGACCTGGACGGTGTCCACGTCGTCGGTGTGTCGATGGGCGGCATGATCGCGCAGAACCTCGTCCTGCTCCGCCCCGATCTGGTCCGCAGTCTCACCTCGATGTCCTCCACCACCGGCTCCCTGCTGGTCGGGAAGCCGCACCCGTCGGTGTTGCTGAAGATGATGACCGCCACGCCTGCCGCCGACCGCGAGGGGGCGATCGCCAACAGCCTGGCGATGTACCGCCGGATCCGCTCCAGTGGCTTTCCGCCGGAGGAGGACACCACCCGACAGATCGCCGGTCTGGCCTACGACCGCTGCTACGACCCGGCCGGTGGCAATCGTCAGTTCTCGGCGATCCTTGCGTGCCCGGACAGAACCAAAGCCCTGCAACGTGTCTCGATTCCGACGACGGTCATCCACGGCAACGCCGACCCGCTGGTCAACCTGAGCGGCGGGTTGGCCACCGCAGCGGCCATCCAGGGATCACGACTGGTCACCATCGCCGGCATGGGCCACGACCTCCCGCGCCCGCTCTGGCCCCGGTTCATCGACGAGATCAGCCTCAACGTCATGGCCGGCGAACAAGCAGCCCGCTGA
- a CDS encoding alpha/beta hydrolase fold domain-containing protein, producing MTRGSLEWFWEHYLAGSADGVNPLAAPLLARDFDGLPPTTVIVAEFDPLRDEGLDYARRLQDAGVPTRVHLIPGGLHGLWWMDKVLGQARELTGYLAADLRLRFGQ from the coding sequence ATGACCCGCGGGTCGCTCGAATGGTTCTGGGAGCACTACCTCGCCGGGTCGGCCGATGGCGTAAACCCCTTGGCTGCACCACTTCTCGCCAGAGACTTCGACGGACTGCCGCCCACCACCGTCATCGTCGCCGAGTTCGATCCCCTCCGGGACGAGGGTTTGGACTACGCCCGCCGGCTGCAGGATGCCGGGGTGCCGACCAGGGTCCACCTGATTCCCGGTGGCCTGCACGGCTTGTGGTGGATGGACAAGGTCCTCGGCCAGGCCCGGGAGCTGACCGGGTACCTCGCCGCCGACCTCCGTCTTCGATTCGGCCAGTAG
- a CDS encoding AMP-binding protein codes for MVEHPDLPDTDLTSLTRIAYGAAPMGETHLLQAIEAFGCGFMGVYGMTEAAGTVVCLDPADHDPGGPRAHLLRSVGRPLPWLEMRLVDPLSGDDSLVGKVGEIWIRSGQNMAGYWHNPELTAEALVGGGWLRTGDAAHRDAEGYVYMHDRLKDMIVSGGENVYPAEVENAMSGHPDIRDLAVIGVPSERWGETVKALVVLRAGSTPDQAALISWTRERLAHYKCPTSIDFVEVLPRNASGKILKHQLRGPYWAGYERAVH; via the coding sequence ATGGTCGAGCACCCCGACCTGCCCGATACCGACCTGACGAGTCTGACCCGGATCGCCTACGGCGCAGCGCCGATGGGCGAAACGCATCTGCTGCAGGCGATCGAGGCGTTCGGCTGTGGGTTCATGGGTGTCTACGGGATGACGGAGGCCGCCGGTACCGTCGTCTGCCTCGACCCCGCCGATCACGACCCGGGCGGCCCGCGGGCGCACCTCCTGCGATCCGTCGGTCGGCCTCTGCCGTGGTTGGAGATGCGGTTGGTCGACCCCTTGTCCGGTGACGACAGCCTCGTCGGCAAGGTGGGGGAGATCTGGATCCGGTCCGGCCAGAACATGGCCGGCTACTGGCACAATCCCGAACTCACCGCGGAGGCGCTCGTCGGCGGCGGCTGGCTCCGCACCGGTGATGCGGCCCACCGCGACGCGGAGGGGTACGTCTACATGCACGACCGGCTGAAGGACATGATCGTGTCCGGCGGGGAGAACGTCTACCCGGCCGAGGTCGAGAACGCGATGTCCGGCCACCCGGACATCCGGGATCTGGCGGTCATCGGCGTGCCGTCGGAACGCTGGGGCGAAACCGTGAAGGCTCTCGTCGTGCTGCGTGCCGGATCCACGCCCGACCAGGCCGCCCTGATCAGCTGGACCCGAGAACGGCTGGCGCACTATAAGTGTCCGACGAGCATCGACTTCGTCGAAGTGCTGCCGCGCAACGCATCCGGGAAGATTCTCAAACACCAGCTTCGGGGCCCCTACTGGGCCGGCTACGAACGGGCGGTCCACTGA
- a CDS encoding IS1380 family transposase produces MRLLHAWKPDAATFDDQNLVSAAGLVPVLALAERTQLPELVGRQLRFDSERIASAAANPVGKIMSIIAGMLTGADSIADLQIIRSGGSQKLFGAVYAPSTLGMFLREFTHGHTRQLSAVLARHLLALTRRTGVLAGIDVQAFIDIDSLLRPVYGHAKQGASFGHTKIANRQVLRKGLSPLVTTISTAIAAPVIAGVRLRAGKAGSGRGAASMVTEAINLALAAGAKPATILVRGDSAYGYSDVIAAVLRAGAKFSFVLTKNKAVNRAIGAIPADAWTPVRYPGAVIDPDTGEWISDAEVAEISYTLLAGTGKATTARLIVRRVKDRNHLDELFPVWRYHPFFTNSTETVTDADITHRQHAIIESVFADLIDGPWAHQPSGHFPANCAWTILGAIAHNLLRAAGTCIDTAHAVARGATLRRRLINVPARIARPQGRRILHLPTHHPHQRQWKQLWDNVFSPPHQQSSAA; encoded by the coding sequence GTGAGATTGTTGCACGCCTGGAAACCAGATGCAGCGACGTTCGACGATCAGAATCTGGTGTCGGCGGCCGGGCTGGTCCCGGTGCTGGCGCTGGCCGAACGGACCCAGCTGCCGGAACTGGTCGGCCGGCAGCTCCGGTTCGACTCCGAACGGATCGCCTCAGCGGCGGCGAACCCCGTCGGGAAGATCATGTCGATCATCGCCGGGATGCTGACCGGCGCCGACTCCATCGCCGATCTGCAGATCATCCGCTCTGGCGGATCGCAGAAACTGTTCGGCGCGGTCTACGCACCTTCGACATTGGGGATGTTCCTGCGGGAATTCACCCACGGACACACCCGCCAATTGTCGGCGGTCCTGGCCCGGCACCTGCTGGCCCTGACCCGGCGGACCGGGGTGCTGGCCGGCATCGATGTGCAGGCGTTCATCGACATCGACTCGCTGCTACGACCGGTCTACGGACACGCCAAACAGGGCGCCAGCTTCGGGCACACCAAGATCGCCAACCGGCAGGTGTTGCGCAAAGGACTCTCACCGCTGGTCACCACCATCAGCACCGCGATCGCCGCACCGGTGATCGCCGGGGTCCGCCTGCGGGCCGGGAAAGCCGGATCCGGGCGGGGCGCCGCCTCCATGGTCACCGAAGCGATCAACCTGGCCCTCGCCGCTGGTGCCAAGCCGGCGACCATCCTGGTCCGCGGCGATTCGGCCTACGGCTACAGCGATGTCATCGCGGCGGTCCTGCGAGCCGGCGCCAAGTTCTCGTTCGTGCTCACCAAGAACAAAGCAGTCAACCGGGCCATCGGCGCCATCCCGGCCGACGCGTGGACGCCGGTACGGTATCCCGGCGCCGTCATCGACCCGGACACCGGAGAATGGATCTCCGACGCCGAAGTCGCCGAGATCAGCTACACCCTGCTGGCCGGCACCGGAAAGGCCACCACCGCCCGGCTGATCGTCCGCCGCGTCAAAGACCGCAACCACCTCGACGAACTGTTCCCCGTCTGGCGCTACCACCCCTTTTTCACCAACAGCACCGAAACAGTGACCGACGCCGACATCACCCACCGCCAACACGCCATCATCGAATCGGTGTTCGCCGACCTGATCGACGGGCCCTGGGCCCACCAGCCCTCCGGCCACTTTCCGGCGAACTGCGCCTGGACCATCCTGGGCGCTATCGCCCACAACCTGCTCCGCGCCGCCGGCACCTGCATCGACACCGCCCACGCCGTCGCGCGAGGAGCGACGCTGCGGCGTCGGCTGATCAACGTCCCCGCCCGGATCGCCCGACCCCAAGGCCGCCGCATCCTGCACCTACCCACCCACCACCCCCACCAACGTCAGTGGAAACAGCTATGGGACAACGTGTTCAGCCCGCCGCACCAACAATCGTCCGCAGCCTGA
- a CDS encoding thiolase family protein, whose product MRDAVIVEAVRTPVGKRNGGLSSVHPTDLSAYVLRALAERSGIDPVVVDDVIWGCVSQIGEQTFDIARNAILGAGWPESVPGTTVDRQCGSSQQAVHFAAAGLVAGHYDVVVAGGVESMSRVPMGSSLAGQDPTGSLFAARYGVFPDQGTGAQLIADKWGITRTQLDEFALRSHDRAATAQDDGRFEGQIVGIETEAGTITKDEGIRRGGSIEKMASIKPAFKPDGSITAGNASQISDGSAALLMMTSDKAKELGLTPIARVHSVALAGDDPIKMLTAPIPATRKLLARSGVELDEIGVFEINEAFASVPLAWLQEIGADEKALNPHGGAIALGHPLGGSGARIMTTMIHHMRDAGLRYGLQSMCEGGGQANATLLELI is encoded by the coding sequence ATGCGTGATGCGGTCATCGTCGAGGCTGTCCGGACCCCCGTGGGCAAGCGCAACGGAGGACTGTCGTCGGTACACCCGACCGATCTGTCCGCCTATGTGCTCCGCGCGCTCGCAGAGCGAAGTGGCATCGACCCGGTCGTCGTCGATGACGTGATCTGGGGTTGTGTCTCCCAGATCGGCGAGCAGACCTTCGACATCGCCCGCAATGCGATCCTCGGTGCAGGTTGGCCGGAGAGCGTGCCCGGGACGACGGTCGACCGTCAGTGCGGCTCCTCCCAGCAGGCGGTGCACTTCGCCGCGGCCGGCCTGGTCGCGGGCCACTACGACGTCGTGGTCGCCGGTGGGGTCGAGTCGATGAGCCGGGTGCCGATGGGCTCCTCCCTGGCCGGCCAGGATCCGACCGGCTCGCTGTTCGCCGCTCGCTACGGTGTGTTCCCGGATCAGGGCACCGGCGCCCAGCTGATTGCCGACAAGTGGGGCATCACCCGCACCCAGCTCGACGAGTTCGCCCTGCGCTCGCACGACCGGGCCGCCACCGCGCAGGACGACGGGCGCTTCGAGGGCCAGATCGTCGGCATCGAGACCGAAGCCGGCACCATCACCAAGGACGAGGGCATCCGTCGTGGCGGCAGCATCGAGAAGATGGCCTCGATCAAGCCGGCCTTCAAGCCAGACGGCAGCATCACGGCCGGCAACGCCTCGCAGATCAGCGACGGATCGGCTGCGCTGCTCATGATGACGAGCGACAAGGCCAAGGAACTCGGCCTGACGCCCATCGCCCGGGTGCACAGTGTCGCGTTGGCCGGCGACGACCCGATCAAGATGCTGACCGCGCCGATCCCCGCCACCCGCAAGCTGCTGGCCCGCAGCGGCGTCGAGCTCGACGAGATCGGGGTCTTCGAGATCAACGAGGCCTTCGCCTCCGTGCCACTGGCCTGGCTCCAGGAGATCGGCGCGGACGAGAAGGCGCTCAACCCGCACGGCGGTGCGATCGCTCTCGGACACCCGTTGGGCGGCAGCGGCGCCCGCATCATGACGACGATGATCCACCACATGCGGGATGCCGGTCTGCGCTACGGACTGCAGAGCATGTGCGAGGGCGGCGGACAGGCCAACGCCACCCTGCTCGAACTGATCTGA
- a CDS encoding MDR family oxidoreductase → MNTFRALVATGDGPAQFQDLTDSDLPDDAVTIEVTHSGLNYKDGLSVTNKGRIARSFPMICGADLAGTVSASRNPAWSPGDEVIVTGWGLSETHSGGYTQRQRVKPEWLIRRPAGLTAAQAMAIGTAGLTSMLCVLALEDHGLGPAQGGDVLVTGAAGGVGSIAVAILARLGYQVTASTGRPETHELLRSLGATAFLDRAELSAAGGKPLEKERWTAAIDTVGSTTLSSVLRQTRARGAVAACGLAGGNDLPITVLPFILRNVALLGVDSVQCPPAVRARAWGRLATDLPLALLDSLTTLEPLSRAPELGEQILAGQIAGRVVFDTRA, encoded by the coding sequence ATGAACACGTTTCGCGCCCTGGTGGCCACCGGGGACGGGCCCGCCCAGTTCCAGGACCTGACGGATTCCGATCTTCCGGACGACGCGGTGACCATCGAGGTGACTCACTCCGGCCTGAACTACAAGGACGGGCTCTCGGTGACCAACAAGGGTCGGATCGCCCGGTCGTTCCCGATGATCTGCGGTGCCGATCTGGCCGGGACCGTCAGCGCCTCGCGGAATCCGGCCTGGTCACCCGGCGACGAGGTGATCGTCACCGGCTGGGGGCTGTCCGAGACTCACTCCGGCGGCTACACGCAGCGGCAACGGGTGAAGCCGGAGTGGCTGATCCGCCGCCCTGCCGGCCTCACCGCGGCGCAGGCGATGGCGATCGGTACCGCCGGACTGACGTCCATGCTGTGCGTCCTCGCGCTGGAGGATCACGGACTGGGCCCGGCGCAGGGCGGCGACGTACTGGTGACCGGAGCGGCCGGCGGGGTCGGCAGTATCGCCGTCGCGATCCTGGCCCGCCTGGGGTATCAGGTCACGGCGTCGACCGGCCGACCGGAAACCCACGAGTTGCTCCGTTCGCTCGGCGCGACGGCCTTCCTGGACCGCGCGGAACTGAGCGCGGCCGGAGGCAAGCCGCTGGAGAAGGAACGGTGGACCGCAGCCATCGACACCGTCGGCAGCACCACGCTTTCCAGCGTTCTCCGGCAGACGCGGGCTCGCGGTGCCGTGGCCGCCTGCGGTCTGGCCGGGGGGAACGACCTGCCGATCACGGTGCTGCCGTTCATCCTGCGCAACGTCGCACTGCTGGGCGTGGACTCGGTGCAGTGCCCACCCGCCGTGCGGGCCCGGGCCTGGGGACGGCTGGCCACGGATCTGCCGCTGGCTCTGCTCGATTCGTTGACCACCCTCGAGCCGCTGAGCCGGGCTCCGGAGCTCGGAGAACAGATCCTGGCCGGGCAGATCGCCGGCCGGGTGGTATTCGACACGCGCGCCTGA